A window of Pseudophryne corroboree isolate aPseCor3 chromosome 12, aPseCor3.hap2, whole genome shotgun sequence contains these coding sequences:
- the LOC134980003 gene encoding extracellular tyrosine-protein kinase PKDCC-like, which translates to MKGHLIVSGFALTLIVAYLKLSSHGRCTYNAKRRSLLHSHPSREMRREIMERQKSLLFFYKTLLGLRYTSPEQEDVLRLLEEPEMDLQVPLDRSAPSGALTCQDLTHITGTDYIGSGFTKLVLKGTLLNGRAVALKSVHAEGNDMKRCLQLYGDHAGCHRLATYKLQKEIALLQILRSPGIIQLHGQCYEESPPSGVRVTAMLELGSPLEMIQLLQAPWEERFKICLELVQLLHYLATSPMGSIALLDFQPRQFVLVNGSLKVTDMDDATSDELACSSDADCALAFPARTFNVPCAVTGVCTGANEKRNLYNAYRFFFTYLLPHASPPALRPLLQEIMNATGDLHFGIHETLKAFEDVLEFYKSGMNQSQAPALRDYTVLKGFRMNDSSGDFRCWPSYHYQGCLLSVHSAAEAAEFCNSLPHCQSFVIGRQRTWTSRHLAAFTRNSAQLVPDDDSCVYVKRSGDEETLGVQDIQHG; encoded by the exons ATGAAAGGGCACCTTATTGTCTCTGGATTTGCCCTCACCTTGATTGTGGCTTATCTGAAGCTGTCATCCCATGGGAGATGCACCTATAATGCCAAGCGCAGGTCACTTCTGCATTCTCACCCCAGCAGGGAAATGAGAAGGGAAATTATGGAGCGGCAGAAGAGCTTGCTCTTCTTTTACAAAACTCTTTTGGGGCTTAGATATACTTCCCCGGAGCAGGAGGATGTCCTGAGGTTGCTGGAGGAACCAGAGATGGACCTACAGGTCCCCCTGGATAGGAGTGCACCATCGGGGGCATTGACCTGCCAGGATCTCACCCACATCACAGGAACTGATTATATCGGGTCTGGCTTTACCAAACTAGTGCTGAAGGGAACGTTACTGAATGGCAGGGCGGTTGCCCTAAAGTCTGTCCACGCTGAGGGCAACGACATGAAACGCTGCCTGCAGCTCTACGGTGACCACGCCGGCTGCCACAGACTGGCCACGTACAAGTTGCAGAAAGAGATCGCCCTATTGCAGATCCTGCGTTCCCCAGGCATTATACAG ttacatggacAGTGCTATGAGGAGAGCCCACCCTCCGGCGTAAGGGTCACCGCTATGCTGGAGCTCGGGTCCCCCCTGGAGATGATTCAGCTACTTCAGGCCCCCTGGGAAGAGAGATTTAAA ATCTGCCTGGAATTGGTGCAGCTGCTGCATTACTTGGCCACCTCCCCCATGGGTTCCATCGCGCTCCTGGATTTCCAGCCCAGGCAGTTTGTCCTGGTGAACGGAAGTCTGAAAGTGACGGACATGGATGACGCCACCAGTGACGAGTTGGCATGTAGCAGCGACGCTGACTGCGCCCTCGCCTTCCCTGCCAGGACGTTCAATGTCCCCTGCGCCGTCACCGGGGTGTGTACAGGGGCCAACGAGAAGAGGAACCTCTACAACGCATACAG ATTCTTCTTCACTTACCTCTTACCTCATGCCTCACCTCCAGCCCTTCGACCTTTGCTCCAGGAGATTATGAACGCCACAG GTGATTTACACTTTGGGATACATGAAACCCTGAAGGCTTTTGAAGATGTGTTGGAGTTTTACAAGTCCGGGATGAATCAGAGCCAGGCTCCGGCCCTGAGAG ACTATACCGTGCTGAAAGGATTCCGGATGAATGACAGTTCCGGGGATTTCAGATGCTGGCCATCCTATCACTACCAGGGATGTCTGTTATCAGTACACAGTGCAGCTGAGGCCGCGGAGTTCTGTAACAGTCTCCCTCACTGTCAGAGCTTCGTTATTGGCCGGCAACGAACGTGGACCA